A genomic stretch from Setaria viridis chromosome 1, Setaria_viridis_v4.0, whole genome shotgun sequence includes:
- the LOC117841675 gene encoding replication protein A 32 kDa subunit A has product MSQPDFSPSQFTSSQNAAADSTTPSKMRGASGTMPLTVKQIADAQQSGTGDKGAPFVVDGVETANIRLVGMVNGKAERTTDVSFTLDDGTGRLDFIRWVNDASDSSETAAIQNGMYVSVIGSLKGLQERKRATAFSIRPITDFNEVTLHFIQCVRMHIENTKSKVGSPARTNSSMGLSVSNGFSESSTPTSLKSNPAPVTGGANGNDTDLNTQVLNIFREPANIESEHGVHIHEIVKRLKLPEEKIREAIVYNEDCGHIYSTIDDFHFKSALTD; this is encoded by the exons ATGAGCCAACCCGACTTCTCCCCGTCGCAGTTCACCTCCTCCCAGAatgccgccgccgactccaCCACACCGTCCAAG ATGCGGGGCGCATCCGGCACCATGCCGCTCACCGTGAAGCAGATCGCCGACGCGCAGCAATCTGGCACCGGCGACAAGGGCGCCCCATTCGTCGTCGACGGCGTCGAGACGGCTAAT ATTAGACTTGTGGGGATGGTGAACGGCAAGGCGGAGCGGACCACCGATGTGTCATTCACGCTCGACGACGGCACTGGCCGCCTCGATTTCATCAGATG GGTGAATGATGCTTCAGATTCTTCTGAAACTGCTGCTATTCA GAACGGTATGTATGTCTCGGTCATTGGTAGCCTCAAGGGACTTCAGGAGCGAAAGCGTGCTACTGCTTTCTCAATCAG GCCCATAACTGATTTCAATGAGGTTACACTGCATTTCATTCAGTGTGTTCGGATGCATATAGAGAACACTAAATCTAAG GTTGGCAGTCCCGCACGAACCAATTCTTCAATGGGACTGTCCGTCTCAAATGGATTCAGTGAATCAAGCACACCAACATCTTTGAAATCCAATCCA GCACCCGTGACTGGTGGAGCAAATGGAAATGACACTGATTTGAACACACAGGTGCTGAATATTTTCCGTGAACCAGCAAACAT TGAGAGTGAGCATGGGGTGCACATTCATGAGATAGTGAAGCGGCTCAAACTGCCGGAGGAGAAGATCAG GGAAGCTATTGTTTACAATGAGGATTGCGGGCATATTTACTCAACAATTGATGATTTTCACTTCAAGTCAGCTTTGACTGACTGA